A genomic region of Streptomyces sp. R33 contains the following coding sequences:
- a CDS encoding ATP-binding protein: MAGRQPDHAEARRSGPQKTRTPRRGCLRSHAVHGAPYQNLTRPAWAARQMAMWGRVLNPPSARLDRAVTRNTSWPVVRAPESVGCTRRRLTAQLTAWGLEELVDTTQLVASELITNALRHTRGPIGVRVHVHGGLLRCEVEDADPNGPTRRTAPADAENGRGIELVDALAHNWGSHRTLTGKTTWFELPLPHQSRAATVAVR; this comes from the coding sequence ATGGCCGGCCGGCAGCCCGACCACGCAGAGGCACGGCGCAGCGGACCTCAGAAGACCCGGACTCCGAGGCGCGGATGCCTGCGCTCGCACGCGGTTCACGGCGCGCCGTACCAGAACCTCACCCGCCCGGCATGGGCCGCGCGGCAGATGGCCATGTGGGGGCGTGTCCTGAACCCGCCCAGCGCGAGGCTCGACCGCGCCGTCACCCGGAACACGTCCTGGCCCGTTGTGCGCGCCCCGGAATCGGTCGGCTGTACGCGGCGCCGCCTGACAGCCCAGCTGACCGCGTGGGGCCTCGAGGAGCTGGTCGACACGACTCAGCTCGTGGCCAGCGAGCTCATCACCAATGCGCTGCGACACACCCGCGGTCCCATCGGCGTCCGCGTGCACGTGCACGGCGGCCTCCTGCGGTGCGAAGTGGAGGACGCCGACCCGAACGGCCCGACCCGCCGGACCGCCCCCGCCGACGCCGAAAACGGACGCGGCATCGAACTCGTCGACGCCCTCGCCCACAACTGGGGTAGCCACCGCACCCTCACCGGCAAGACGACATGGTTCGAACTGCCCCTCCCCCACCAAAGCCGAGCCGCCACGGTGGCCGTGCGGTAG
- a CDS encoding metallophosphoesterase: MRLLLTSDTHLPTRARSLPEALLAAVDEADTVIHAGDWVDEATLDLLESRSRRLIGVYGNNDGPGLCRRLPEVAYAELEGVRFGVVHETGASAGRERRCAARFPGVDVLVFGHSHIPWDTTAERLRLLNPGSPTDRRRQPFCSFMTLTVADGRVYDVTLHPLPPRH, encoded by the coding sequence ATGCGGCTCCTGCTGACCTCGGACACCCACCTCCCCACCCGCGCCAGGTCACTCCCGGAAGCCCTACTGGCGGCCGTCGACGAGGCCGACACCGTCATCCACGCCGGGGACTGGGTCGACGAGGCCACGCTCGACCTGTTGGAGTCCAGGTCTCGCCGGCTGATCGGCGTGTACGGCAACAATGACGGCCCGGGACTGTGTCGCAGACTCCCCGAGGTCGCCTACGCCGAGCTGGAAGGAGTGCGCTTCGGGGTCGTGCACGAAACGGGAGCGTCCGCCGGACGGGAGCGGCGCTGCGCCGCACGGTTCCCAGGGGTGGACGTCCTGGTGTTCGGCCACAGCCACATCCCATGGGACACCACTGCGGAGAGACTGCGCCTGCTCAACCCGGGCTCGCCCACGGACCGCAGGCGCCAGCCCTTCTGCTCGTTCATGACGCTGACCGTTGCGGACGGGAGGGTGTACGACGTGACGCTCCACCCCCTGCCCCCGCGGCACTGA
- a CDS encoding TetR/AcrR family transcriptional regulator, producing MARTADQAKRDHLLRQVRAYVVENGLADLSLRPLAKALGTSDRMLLYYFGSKEQLVAQALDRDEGRPLLVLRRALDVAGAPTDPAGMRAMLEEVWRQFTTPPERRDILPVTFEVMTASVLNPDRYGPVMRSLLTEWRHVLVCAFTGLGMPDDRADAEAALLVDSLLGLLHAPLADGDWDRATTTFETLLDRLEPGWHPLD from the coding sequence ATGGCGCGTACGGCTGACCAGGCGAAACGAGACCACCTGCTGAGGCAGGTCCGCGCCTACGTGGTCGAAAACGGACTGGCGGACCTCTCCCTGCGCCCGCTTGCCAAGGCGCTCGGGACCAGCGACCGCATGCTCTTGTACTACTTCGGCAGCAAGGAGCAGCTGGTGGCCCAGGCACTGGACCGTGACGAGGGGCGCCCGCTGCTGGTCCTGCGCCGGGCCCTCGACGTCGCGGGCGCACCGACGGACCCGGCAGGCATGCGGGCGATGCTGGAGGAAGTCTGGCGCCAGTTCACCACGCCGCCCGAACGGCGGGACATCCTGCCGGTCACCTTCGAGGTCATGACCGCGAGCGTGCTCAACCCCGACCGGTACGGCCCGGTGATGCGCAGCCTCCTCACCGAATGGAGACACGTTCTGGTCTGCGCGTTCACGGGCCTGGGCATGCCTGATGACAGGGCAGATGCCGAGGCCGCGCTCCTGGTCGACTCCCTACTGGGGCTGCTGCATGCACCCCTTGCCGACGGCGACTGGGACCGCGCCACAACAACTTTCGAAACCCTCCTCGACCGCCTCGAACCCGGCTGGCACCCCCTCGACTAA
- a CDS encoding transposase: MWEFIEPHLPIGEYGPYYPKTLRQQFEGMIWRFRTGVQRREMSSEFGAWSTVSNRSRQWRDAEEFQALLEDLIAEAAKRREVDLYRVGIDSTTTRAHHDAAGMHLGKEVLTALEKTAAEEEKARQRGQARRAKQTRGRSGPRAGGTTTGPPPAEAPPEHCRLQLDRSHTLDGFIAGTGHSSLVGRPDQRRPLLTVPPARLPALVPSWRRGPGPGRAATGPWTRSPQSGGPGRRW; encoded by the coding sequence GTGTGGGAGTTCATTGAGCCGCACCTGCCGATCGGCGAGTACGGCCCGTATTACCCCAAGACCCTGCGGCAGCAGTTCGAGGGCATGATCTGGCGGTTCCGGACCGGCGTGCAGCGGCGGGAGATGTCGAGCGAGTTCGGTGCCTGGTCAACCGTCTCCAATCGCTCCCGCCAGTGGCGTGACGCCGAAGAGTTCCAAGCCCTGTTGGAGGACCTGATCGCGGAGGCGGCGAAGCGGCGCGAGGTGGACCTGTACCGGGTCGGCATCGACTCCACCACCACACGCGCCCACCACGACGCCGCCGGGATGCACCTGGGCAAGGAGGTCCTCACCGCCCTGGAGAAGACCGCCGCCGAAGAGGAGAAGGCCCGCCAGAGGGGGCAGGCCCGAAGAGCAAAGCAGACACGAGGCCGAAGCGGCCCCCGAGCGGGAGGAACGACGACGGGTCCGCCGCCGGCGGAAGCTCCGCCTGAACACTGCCGGCTGCAATTGGACCGCAGCCACACCCTCGATGGCTTCATAGCCGGCACCGGCCACTCATCGCTGGTCGGCCGGCCAGACCAGCGTCGGCCACTGCTGACGGTCCCACCGGCTCGGCTCCCGGCCCTGGTCCCCAGCTGGCGCCGGGGGCCGGGGCCGGGGCGTGCCGCTACCGGTCCGTGGACGAGGTCTCCGCAATCTGGAGGGCCTGGGCGGCGATGGTAA